The genomic region CCACGCAAAGAAGAGATGCCACCGCCGTCCCATGGCCAGCCATTGCGGGCCCGGAAGCGTCGCCCATGCGGGAAATGCCCGTCCCCTGCCGTCGGAGTAACCGAGGACACCGGTCGTATCGAACCGGTGTCCCAAGACGGTCGTGACGCCCCGGATCTCGCCGTTGTCCGCCCTCATGGGGCGGATGGACAGCAGCGGCTTGTCACGATCCGATCGGTCGCCCCAATAGAGTGCCGGATGGGCGTTGAAAATTTGCAGGCCGCTCATGATCAGCACAAACAGGCAGACCGCATTGAGCCAGTGACTGATCCGCACCGGAATCGTATGCCGGTAGACGGTTTCGACCCCAGGAGCCGCGGCGCCCTGCGCAGGTGGTGGCTGTTCCATAGATTTCGTCAAGGAATCAGAACCGACATCTCGCCGGCCGATTCTCCATGAATCGACGGTCCATCGTCGCCCCGATAATCACGAGCCGTAAGGATTCGTAGTCTCGGTGTATCTTACAAGAGGGAGGGCGGGTCTGAACAGTTCGAGCTGTGGGGCTTATGATCCGCCGACGAACCGTCGTGCTCAGTCCGATCGGGTACTCAGGATACGATCCGGTTCTGGCATGAAAAGGCACTGGAGGCACTGATTGGGAATGGTTCGGTGAATGCGAAGCATCTTTCCAGGATGCGACGGATCGTAACAGGACGAGTCTGCGCCGGTGGCGCTAGCGGTTGCCCTCGCCGACCACTTCTTCGGGGGTGAACGGGATATAGTTGGCGTCCGTGAAGTTTTCCCACACGCTCTCGCCGCCCGACTTCAACCCCCATCCGCGCGCGTACACCATCATGAGGATCGGTTCTTTTCCCGGCCCCAGCCCGTTCACGCGGCCGACGACCGTCATGTCAGCCCAGTGACGATAGGAAGTGGGAAAGCTCTGATGGTTGCTGACGACGACCCAATACCACCCTGCTTCCGGATCATCCACGCTCGGGGGGAGTTGCGGACGATAGTCCTGATCGAGCGGCCGATTTTTCACGTGCAGCCACAAGTTCCCGTCCTTGGTCTCTTCCTCTAAAATCACGGCGCCCATCACGACGAGCCGGTCTCGATAGACGTCCGGCGCAGCCGACAGCTTGGCCAGCGTGACGTTGGGAGCGGCCGCGCGAATGTATTTTCTGGGGACCGGGCTGCAGCCGAATGCAATACCCGCGACCACGAGCAGCGACAGACAGCCGACCGCACGGCGGATCAAGGTCTTCTGAAATTGTCTCATCCGATTCGATCCCGCCGAAGCGGCCTACCCTCGTCGTCCCTCGAAAGGGCGATCACGGCCTACAGGGCTTTTGCCGCCTGGGCGGCTTTCATGAATTGTTCGACGCATTCCGTGATGCCGCTCTTGATCAGGAGGCCGGTCTTCATCCAGTACTTCGGCTGCTGTTGGCTGGAACGGCAGGAGGACGTGAAGGACGTGCCGTCTTTCGCGGCGACGTAGAAGGTGGCCGCGATCAGGAACAGTTGGTCCTGTTCGCCGACGTAATCCAGATAGAATTGATCGATCTTGCCGGAGACGATTCTCGGTGAAGCCGGTTGCACGTCGTAGCCGGCGAAGGTCAGTTCGCCCCTGAGGGCATTGGTGAAGAAGACGCCGATGTCCTGAGAGAGATACAGAGCTTCGACGTCTTTCGAGCTCGACTCGACTTCCTTCATCCTGACGAGTCCGGTCGGATGGCCTGAATAGGCGAATGGGTCCACCTGGACCTGCCCGTGGCCCTTCAACGAGGTCGTCGGCTGGTAATCGAGGTAGAGAATGCGGGGACAGCCGGCGGTCATGATCGCCGCCGCCAACACGAGGGCCATTTTCCACGGCTGCATTCGAACCATCGACTCTCTACATCCCACCTTGAATCGGCGTGCGACGGGGCCGGAGTGCGCCGAGAGACTACGGGGACGACGCGCGCCTGTCAATAGCTAACATCCTGCCAAAGGATGCTACGGGAGAGGGCTACTGCGGCAGGGTGCCGACTTCGGGGCGTCCTGCCCGGAGACGCGCCACCCGTAACCGCAAGCGGTCGAGGTACAGGTAGATGACGGGGGTGGTATACAGGGTCAGCAGTTGGCTGACGAGCAGGCCGCCGACGATGGCAATGCCGAGCGGACGGCGCAATTCCGACCCCACCCCCGTGCCGAGCGCCAAGGGCAAGGCGCCGAACAGGGCCGCCATCGTGGTCATCATGATGGGACGGAAGCGGAGCAAACAGGCTTCAAAGATGGCCTCTTCGGGCCGCTTGCGCTCTTTCCGTTCCGCGTCCAGCGCAAAATCGATCATCATGATCGCGTTCTTCTTCACGATGCCGATCAGCAACATGATGCCGATCAGGGCGATCATGCTGAGTTCCGTCTTGAACAGCAGCAACGCGAGCAACGCCCCGACGCCGGCCGACGGCAGCGTCGAGAGAATCGTCAGGGGATGGATATAGCTCTCATAGAGGATCCCCAACACGATATACATCGTCAGCAGCGCCGCCAGGATCAGTACCGGTTGATTCTCGACCGATGCTTGGAACGCCTTTGCCGCCCCCTGAAAACTGCCCCGGATGCCGCTCGGCACATCCAACTCGCCGATCGTCTTTTCGATCGCGTCCACGGCTTGCCCCAGCGACACGCCCGGCGCCATGTTGAACGACAGGGTGACGCCGGGAAACTGTCCGTGATGGTTCACGAGGAGCAACGTATTCGTCGGTTCAAACCGCGCAACGGCGCTCAGCGGCACCTGCATCCCCGACTGGGACCGCACGTAGATGTCGTGGAGCGTGGAGGGATTCTGCCAATATTGCGGCGCGACTTCCATCACCACGTGATACTGATTGAGCGGGGTATACAGGATGGACACCTGACGCTGACCGAATGCGTCGTAGAGCGTATCGTCGATCAACTGCGGACTTAGACCGAGCCTGGACGCCGTCGCGCGGTCGAAGATCACGAGAGATTGCAGCCCCTTGTCCTGTTGGTCGCTGTTGACGTCGGTAATTTCCGTGAGCTTGCGCAGTTGCCGTTCCACGCGAGGAGCCCAGGTGTTCAACTCCGCCAGGTCCACGCTCTGCAGCGTGTACTGGTATTGGGCGCTGCTGGCCCGTCCGCCGATCCTGAGATCCTGAATTGCCTGCAGCACCGTCGGCGCTCCCGGCACGACGGCCAGTTTGGGGCGCAGGCGCGCGATCACCTGATCCACACCGATCTTGCGCTCGTCGAGGGGCTTCAATCCGATGAACATTCGTCCCGCATTCGTGTTGCCGCTGACGCCGCCGCCGCTGAATCCCGTCACGGTGTCGACCGCGGGGTCGCTCTTGATGATCTCGACCACCTCGGTCAGCTTTTGGCGCATGGCCTGGAAGGAAATATCCTGGGCCGCCTGGATGTTTCCGAACATGCGGCCCGTGTCTTGTTGGGGGAAAAATCCCTTCGGTACGATCGTATAAAGATAGACGCTCAGCGCCATGGTCGCCAGCGTGAGCACCAGCATGCTGCGGGGATGCCTGAGCACCCAGGTGAGGCTGCCGGCGTACCGGTTGCGCATCCCGTCGAACACGCGCTCGGCGAGCCGGTACAACCTGCCGTGCGACGTCTGGCTTTCCGGACGCAAAATCCTGGCGGCCATCATGGGCGTGGCCGTGAGGGAGACCACCAGGGAGATGAGGATGGCGACCGTGAGCGTGACGGCGAACTCCCGGAACAATCGTCCCATCATGCCGCCCATAAAGAGGATCGGCACGAAAACGGCGACCAATGAGAGCGTCATCGACAGGACCGTAAAGGTGATCTCCCGTGCGCCGCGCATGGCCGCCTGAAAGGGTGGCATCCCCTGCTCGCGATAGCGGCTGATGTTCTCCAGCACGACGATCGCGTCGTCTACCACGAAGCCGGTGGCGATGGTGAGCGCCATCAGCGAGAGGTTGTCGAGACTGTACCCCAGCAGATACATCACGGCGAAGGTACTGATCAGCGACACCGGCACGACCACGCAGGGGATCAGCGTGGCGCGGACGTTGCGAAGAAATACGAAGACGACCAGGATCACCAGCGCCACCGAAATGAGGAGCGTCCGTTCCACGTCGTGCAGGGATGCGCGGATCACCGGCGTGCGGTCGACGACCACCGAGAGGGTCATGCTGCCGGGGATGGAGGCCTGCAGCTGGGGCACCATCGCCTTGATCCGGTCGACGGTTTCGATGATGTTGGCGCCCGGCTGCCGGTTGATGATGATCAGCACCGCCGGAATGCCGTTCGACAACCCGGTCGTCCGCAGATCCTCGACCGAATGCTCCACCGTCGCGACGTCCGACAGCCGGACGGCGCGCCCGGCGCGATAGCTCACGATCAACGGCAGATAATCCTCCACGGCGTGCAGCTGATCGTTCGTCCGGACTTCCCACGAACGCGTCCCGTCCGAGAGCTGGCCTTTCGGCCGGTTCACGTTCGTGCTGCTGAGCATCTGGCGGACGTCGCCCAGGCCGATCCCATATTTGTTCAAGGCCGTGGGATTCAAATCGACCCGCACCGCGGGGAGCGATCCGCCGCCGACGGTGACCTGCCCGACTCCGTCGATCTGCGCGAGTTTCTGCTGCAGGATGCTGGACGCCACGTCGTACATCCGCCCGCGGCTGACGAGATCGGAGGTCAGGGAGAAGATCAGAATCGGCGCGTCGGCGGGATTGATCTTGCGATAGGTGGGCCGGTTTGGAAGATTGGGCGGCAGTTCGCCGCGCGCCGCCATGATCGCCGCCTGCACGTCGCGCGCAGCCCCGTCGATGTCGCGGCTGAGCTCGAACTGCAGCGTGATGCTCGACGACCCCAGCATGCTCGTGGAAGTCATTTCGGTCACGCCCGCGATGCGGGTGAACTGGTGCTCGAGCGGCGCCGCCACCGATGTCGCCATGGTTTCCGGGCTGCCGCCCGGCAGGGTCGCCGACACGTTGATCGTGGGGAACTCGACTTGCGGCAGCGCCGCGACAGGAAGGAACCGGAACGCCACGAGGCCCAGCAGGGTCGCCCCGACGGTCAGCAGGGTCGTGGCGACGGGACGTTCGATGCACGCGGTGGACAGGTTCATGGGATTTCCGGCGTGACGGCCTCCGACCGGGAAAGCCCGGCACGACCGGACCGGACATGCCGCGCCAGCCGGTCGAAGGCCAGGTACACGACCGGCGTGGTGTACAACGTCAGAACTTGGCTCACGACGAGCCCGCCGATGATCGCGATCCCGAGGGGGCGCCGGAGTTCCGAGCCGGCGCCGGACCCGATGGCTAGCGGCAACGCTCCCAATAGGGCGGCCATCGTGGTCATCATGATCGGGCGAAACCGCAACAGGCAGGCCTCGTAGATCGCCGTCGCCGGCGGCTTGCCGTCCTTTCGCTCCGCCTCCAGCGCGAAGTCGATCATCATGATCGCGTTCTTCTTCACGATGCCGATCAGCAGAATGATGCCGATTAGCGCAATGACGCTGAATTCCGTCCGGAACAGCATGAGGGCCAGCAGCGCCCCGACGCCGGCCGACGGCAAGGTCGACAGGATGGTCAGGGGATGGATGTAGCTTTCGTACAGGATGCCGAGCACGATATAGACGGTGATGAGCGCGGCGAGGATCAGCCAGACCTGATTCGACAGGGAGTTCTGAAACGCACGGGCAGTCCCTTGAAAGCTCCCTTTGATGCTCGCCGGCAACCCGATGGCCCTGGCCGTTTCTTCGATGGCGGCGACGGCCTCGCCCAAGGACGTGTTCGGCGCCAGATTGAACGACAAGGTGACGGCCGGAAACTGGCCCTGCCGGCTGATGGCCAAAGGCGTCGTGGTCTCCGAAACCTGGGTGAACACGCTCAGGGGCACCTGGCCGCCGCTCAGTGAACGGATGTCCAGGAATTGGAGCGCCTGCGGACCGCTTTGAAACTCCGGCAGAACTTCCAGCACGACCCGATACTGATTCAACTGCGTGAACATCGTGGACACCTGGCGCTGTCCGAACGCGTCGTAGAGCGTATCGACGATCAACTGCGGCGCGATGCCGAGGCGGGAGGCGGTGCTCCGATCGATGACGATCAGAGAGGCAAGCCCTCCGTCCTGCTGATCGCTGCTCACGTCGCGCAATGCGGGCAGCGTCTGCAACGCCTCAACCAGCGTCGGGGCCCATTCGAACAACTCCTCGGGATCCGCATCCTCCAGCGTGTACTGGTATTGGGTCCGGCTGACCCGGTCCTCGACCGTGAGGTCCTGCACCGGTTGCATGAACAACGCCATCCCTTCGATGCCGGCGGTCTGCGCCTGCAGGCGCCGGATCACGTCCTGCGCCGTGATCCGGCGCTCGGCCGGCGGCTTCAAGTTGATGTGGATGCGGCCGCTGTTGAGCGTCGTGTTGGTGCCGTCCACGCCGATGAAGGACGACAGGGCGGCCACCGCCGGATCCGTCAGAATGACCTTCGTGAGTTCCTGCTGCCGCTCCACCATCGCGGCAAACGACACCGACTGGGCGGCCTCTGAAATACCGAGGATCACCCCGGTGTCCTGAACCGGAAAAAACCCCTTGGGTACGACGATGTATAACAGGATGGTCACGGCGAGCGTTCCGACGGCGACGGCCATGGTGGCGGACTGATGGCTCAACACCCAGCGCAAGCTGCGCCCATAGGCTTCGATGGTCCGGTCAAACAGCTCCTGCGACCGACGATAGAAGACGCCCTGCTCGGATTCGCGCTGGTGGCGGAGCAGCCTGGCGCACATCATCGGCGTCAGCGTGAGGGAGACGACGGCGGAGATGACGATCGTCATGCTCAACGTGACGGCGAACTCCCAAAACAGCCGGCCGACCACGTCCCCCATGAACAGGAGCGGAATGAGCACGGCGATCAGGGAAATGGACAGCGACAGGATCGTGAAGGCGATCTGCTCCGATCCCTTCAACGCCGCCTGGAACGGCGAATCGCCCCGCTCGATGTAGCGGGAAATGTTTTCGATCATGACGATGGCGTCGTCGACGACGAAGCCGGTCGAAATCGTGAGCGCCATCAAGGTCAAGTTATTGAGACTGAAGCCGAGGAGATGCATCGCCCCGAACGTCCCGACGAGCGACAACGGGACTGCGGCCGCCGGGATGACCGTGCCCGAGAGCGTCCGCAAAAACAGGAAAATGACCAGGATGACGAGCACGACGGCCAGCATCAGCTCGAACTGGACATCGCGCACCGAGGCCCGGATCGAGACGGTCCGGTCGGTCAGCACGGTGACTTGAACGGCGGACGGCAGCGCGCTTTGAAGCTGGGGCAGCAGCTTCTTGATGCGGTCCGCCACCTCGATGACGTTTGCGCCAGGTTGACGCTGGATGTTGATGAGAATGGCCGGGGTCTCGTTCAGCCAGGCCGCCTGCTTGGCGTCTTCGACGCCGTCGATGACCTCGGCCACGTCGGACAGGTGGACCGGCGCGTTGTTCCGGTAGGCGACGATCAGAGGACGATACTCGCGGCTCGATAACAACTGGTCGGTCGCGTTGATGATCGAGGCCCGACGCGGCCCGTCGAACGCCCCTTTCGCTTGATTGACGTTGGCCGCGGCGACCGTCAGGCGTAGATCTTCGAGGGTCATGCCGTACGCGGACAGCGCCCTCGGGTTGGCCCGGATTCGCACGGCCGGCCGCTGCCCCCCGCTGATGCTGACCAATCCCACGCCGGACAGTTGCGAGATCTTCTGGGCGAACCGCGTTTCCGCCAGATCCTGAACTTGCGACAACGGCAACGTCGCCGAGGTCATCGCCAGGGTCAGGATCGGCGCGTCGGCCGGGTTCACTTTGCTGTAGATCGGGGGATTCGGCAGATCACGGGGAAGAAACGTGGAGGCCGAATTGATCGCGGCCTGGACCTGCTGCTCGGCGACGTCGAGTTCGAGATCCAACGTGAACTGGAGGGTGATGACGGAACTCCCCCCGGAACTCGTCGAGGTCATCTGATTGAGGCCGGGCATCTGCCCGAACTGGCGCTCGAGCGGCGCCGTCACCGAGGACGCCATCACGTCGGGGCTGGCACCCGGGTAAAACGTCAAAACTTGAATCGTCGGATAATCGATTTGGGGAAGGGCCGACACCGGCAACTGGCGGTACGCGAGAGCGCCTGCCAGCAGGATGGCGACCATGAGCAGGGCGGTGGCCACCGGCCGCAGAATGAAGAGGCGCGACGGATTCACGATTATCGTTCCCGCCGCGGCTTCTCCGGTCCCGGCGGCGGCGAGACGTTGGCCGGCGGCTCGTTCCGGTTGCGCACCTCGACCTTGCTGCCTTCACGAAGCTTTTCCGTGCCGTCCACCACGACCAGTTCCTCGGCGGCCAGACCGGAATCGATCGACGCGTCTTCGCCGTGAGTCGTGCCGAGCGCCACCGTCCGAACCGCGACGGTATGGTCCTCCTTGACCACGTAGACGAACGTACCTTTGGCGCCGCGCTGGACCGCCGCGGACGGCACGAGGGTCACGCCGCGCTTCACGTCCAGCAGGAGCCGCGCGTTGACGAACTGATTGGGAAACAAGGAGCCGTCTTCGTTCGCAAACACCGCCTTGAGGCGCACCGTCCCCGTGTTCGGATCGATCTGATTGTCGACCGTCAGCAGCTTGCCGGAGGCGAGCTGCTTTTTCTGCTCCCGGTCGAACGCATCGACGGCCAGTTGGCGGCCTGCATTGAGCCGCTCCAGAACCGGCGGCAGGCTGTCCTCGGGAATCGTGAAGACCACGGTAATCGGCGTCAGTTGCGTGATCACGAGCAGGCCGCTCGTATCGTTGGCGCGCACCATGTTGCCCGGATCCACCAATCGCAATCCCACGCGCCCGCTGATGGGCGCCGTGATGCGGCTGTAGGCCAGCTGGAGCTTGGCGTTGTCGATCTGGCTTTGATCGGCCTGCACGATCCCCTCCAGCTGGCGCACCATCGCTTCCTGCGTGTCCAACTGCTGCTTCGGGATGTACCCCTGTTTGACCAGGCCCTTGTACCGCTCCAAGTCGAGCTGGGCGTTCTTCAGCTGCGCCCGATCGCGCGCCATCTGCCCTTCGGCCTGGCTCAGCTGCACCTCGAATGGGCGCGGGTCGATTTGCGCGAGCAGATCTCCCTCACGGACGAGCTGGCCTTCCTGAAAAAGCACCCGCATGAGCTGCCCGTCCACGCGGCTTTTGACGTTGACGGTATTCAGCGGCACCACAGAGCCGAGTCCGTTCAGATAGACGCCGATGTCGCCCGTCCGCGCCGGGACGACCAGCACCGGAAACGCCCGCGCGCCGCCCGGCACTTGGCCGGCACGCGACGGTTCTTCGCCGGACTTTGCCAGCAGCGCATAGCCTGCCAGCGCCAGCAGACAGGCCGCGGCCAGCCCAAGCAGCCAGCGCTTCAACATCGCCGCAAATGGAATCGGTTCCGCCATGATCGCCTTTTGTCCGACATCATCCGAGTTCCTCGTCCCGCCCGCTACGGCCTGGGCATGGCCTGTCTCTGCGCCTGGACGTAATTCCGCGACGCGTGCCAGCGCTGCTGCAGTT from Nitrospira japonica harbors:
- a CDS encoding Slp family lipoprotein gives rise to the protein MRQFQKTLIRRAVGCLSLLVVAGIAFGCSPVPRKYIRAAAPNVTLAKLSAAPDVYRDRLVVMGAVILEEETKDGNLWLHVKNRPLDQDYRPQLPPSVDDPEAGWYWVVVSNHQSFPTSYRHWADMTVVGRVNGLGPGKEPILMMVYARGWGLKSGGESVWENFTDANYIPFTPEEVVGEGNR
- a CDS encoding multidrug efflux RND transporter permease subunit, with product MNLSTACIERPVATTLLTVGATLLGLVAFRFLPVAALPQVEFPTINVSATLPGGSPETMATSVAAPLEHQFTRIAGVTEMTSTSMLGSSSITLQFELSRDIDGAARDVQAAIMAARGELPPNLPNRPTYRKINPADAPILIFSLTSDLVSRGRMYDVASSILQQKLAQIDGVGQVTVGGGSLPAVRVDLNPTALNKYGIGLGDVRQMLSSTNVNRPKGQLSDGTRSWEVRTNDQLHAVEDYLPLIVSYRAGRAVRLSDVATVEHSVEDLRTTGLSNGIPAVLIIINRQPGANIIETVDRIKAMVPQLQASIPGSMTLSVVVDRTPVIRASLHDVERTLLISVALVILVVFVFLRNVRATLIPCVVVPVSLISTFAVMYLLGYSLDNLSLMALTIATGFVVDDAIVVLENISRYREQGMPPFQAAMRGAREITFTVLSMTLSLVAVFVPILFMGGMMGRLFREFAVTLTVAILISLVVSLTATPMMAARILRPESQTSHGRLYRLAERVFDGMRNRYAGSLTWVLRHPRSMLVLTLATMALSVYLYTIVPKGFFPQQDTGRMFGNIQAAQDISFQAMRQKLTEVVEIIKSDPAVDTVTGFSGGGVSGNTNAGRMFIGLKPLDERKIGVDQVIARLRPKLAVVPGAPTVLQAIQDLRIGGRASSAQYQYTLQSVDLAELNTWAPRVERQLRKLTEITDVNSDQQDKGLQSLVIFDRATASRLGLSPQLIDDTLYDAFGQRQVSILYTPLNQYHVVMEVAPQYWQNPSTLHDIYVRSQSGMQVPLSAVARFEPTNTLLLVNHHGQFPGVTLSFNMAPGVSLGQAVDAIEKTIGELDVPSGIRGSFQGAAKAFQASVENQPVLILAALLTMYIVLGILYESYIHPLTILSTLPSAGVGALLALLLFKTELSMIALIGIMLLIGIVKKNAIMMIDFALDAERKERKRPEEAIFEACLLRFRPIMMTTMAALFGALPLALGTGVGSELRRPLGIAIVGGLLVSQLLTLYTTPVIYLYLDRLRLRVARLRAGRPEVGTLPQ
- a CDS encoding multidrug efflux RND transporter permease subunit yields the protein MNPSRLFILRPVATALLMVAILLAGALAYRQLPVSALPQIDYPTIQVLTFYPGASPDVMASSVTAPLERQFGQMPGLNQMTSTSSGGSSVITLQFTLDLELDVAEQQVQAAINSASTFLPRDLPNPPIYSKVNPADAPILTLAMTSATLPLSQVQDLAETRFAQKISQLSGVGLVSISGGQRPAVRIRANPRALSAYGMTLEDLRLTVAAANVNQAKGAFDGPRRASIINATDQLLSSREYRPLIVAYRNNAPVHLSDVAEVIDGVEDAKQAAWLNETPAILINIQRQPGANVIEVADRIKKLLPQLQSALPSAVQVTVLTDRTVSIRASVRDVQFELMLAVVLVILVIFLFLRTLSGTVIPAAAVPLSLVGTFGAMHLLGFSLNNLTLMALTISTGFVVDDAIVMIENISRYIERGDSPFQAALKGSEQIAFTILSLSISLIAVLIPLLFMGDVVGRLFWEFAVTLSMTIVISAVVSLTLTPMMCARLLRHQRESEQGVFYRRSQELFDRTIEAYGRSLRWVLSHQSATMAVAVGTLAVTILLYIVVPKGFFPVQDTGVILGISEAAQSVSFAAMVERQQELTKVILTDPAVAALSSFIGVDGTNTTLNSGRIHINLKPPAERRITAQDVIRRLQAQTAGIEGMALFMQPVQDLTVEDRVSRTQYQYTLEDADPEELFEWAPTLVEALQTLPALRDVSSDQQDGGLASLIVIDRSTASRLGIAPQLIVDTLYDAFGQRQVSTMFTQLNQYRVVLEVLPEFQSGPQALQFLDIRSLSGGQVPLSVFTQVSETTTPLAISRQGQFPAVTLSFNLAPNTSLGEAVAAIEETARAIGLPASIKGSFQGTARAFQNSLSNQVWLILAALITVYIVLGILYESYIHPLTILSTLPSAGVGALLALMLFRTEFSVIALIGIILLIGIVKKNAIMMIDFALEAERKDGKPPATAIYEACLLRFRPIMMTTMAALLGALPLAIGSGAGSELRRPLGIAIIGGLVVSQVLTLYTTPVVYLAFDRLARHVRSGRAGLSRSEAVTPEIP
- a CDS encoding MdtA/MuxA family multidrug efflux RND transporter periplasmic adaptor subunit, whose translation is MAEPIPFAAMLKRWLLGLAAACLLALAGYALLAKSGEEPSRAGQVPGGARAFPVLVVPARTGDIGVYLNGLGSVVPLNTVNVKSRVDGQLMRVLFQEGQLVREGDLLAQIDPRPFEVQLSQAEGQMARDRAQLKNAQLDLERYKGLVKQGYIPKQQLDTQEAMVRQLEGIVQADQSQIDNAKLQLAYSRITAPISGRVGLRLVDPGNMVRANDTSGLLVITQLTPITVVFTIPEDSLPPVLERLNAGRQLAVDAFDREQKKQLASGKLLTVDNQIDPNTGTVRLKAVFANEDGSLFPNQFVNARLLLDVKRGVTLVPSAAVQRGAKGTFVYVVKEDHTVAVRTVALGTTHGEDASIDSGLAAEELVVVDGTEKLREGSKVEVRNRNEPPANVSPPPGPEKPRRER